ggggccgggggtcccgcgggccgggctggctCTCTCTAGCGCCGGTCTCTCTCCGCAGACcctcggcggtgccggcggcgggaggACTGGCCTGAGCGGCCCCGAGCCCCTGGGGGACGCCGCGCCACGGGTGCACAGAGGCTGCGGGGCCGTCggtgccccaggctgcagcaggcaCCGGGCATCGAGCCGACGAGAGGGGAACATGCCCCATCGCCCGCACTGCACCCTGCACTGCACCACCCTGCACCACCCCGCACTGCTGCCCTGAACCACACTGTGCCCCGCACTGTTCCTCCCCCCAGTGTGCCCcacactgccctgcactgcaCCGTGCACTGCACCCCCACACCACCCTGCACTGCCCCACACTGTGCCCTGCACTACCCCACCACCCTGCACCACCCCGCACTGCTGCCCTGAGCCACACTGTGACCTGCACTGCTCCTCCCCCCAATGTGCCCcacactgccctgcactgcaCCGTGCACTGCACCCCCACACCACCCTGCACTGCCCCACACTGCGCCCTGCACTGCACCACCCCACCACCCTCCACTGCACCCCCGCACTGCTGCCCTGCACCACACTGTGcacctcactgccctgcactgtaCCGCGCACTGCATCCCTGCGCCACCCTACACTGCACCCCCACACTGGTGCCCTACACTACCCCACACTGCATGCTTACACTGCGCTCCTGCACTGCTGCTGTGCATCGCACTGTTCTCCCGCACTGCTCTCCTGCACCACTCCACACTGCCCTGCACTATCCTCCCACACCACTCTACACTACACTGTACCCTGCGCTGCTCCCTCCCACTCCATCCCATAGTGCACTCCACACTCTCCACCACACCACTCCACACTGCACTCTGCCCCGCCCCCACCCTGAGCCACACACTACACTGCACCCCTCACTGCACCACAGCCCTGCACCCTGGCCCACCCCCGCACTGCACCCTGGCACTGCACCCTGCCTTGCCACCACCCTGCACCCCCCACTGCGCCCCGCCCCGACACTGCAATTCACACTGCATCTTGCCCCTGCACTGCGCCCCGCCCCCACACTGCACACCTCCCCTGCACTgcacgccccgcccccgcgccagGGCCGGAGGGGCGGGGTCTgagaggccccgcccccggggtCCGGGGCGCTGTTCCGCGGCTCTTACGCCTGCGCGGCAGCTTCCGGCACTTTCGTCCCCGTCGGCAGGATGGCGGCCGTAGCCTGCGGCCAATCAGGCGGGGCCCAGAGGCGCGGCGGGCCAATgggagggcggccgggggcgggggcggcgcggcgatTGGCTGCTGCGCGTTTATAGGACGAggcggggcgcccggcgggggcAGTGCGGGACGtggcggcggagcggcgggagGCAGCGCCATGACCCGTGAgtgcgggccgggcccggccggggcgggaggcgggcgggcgcggggccgggcgagctGAGGCGGCCGTGCCGTTGCAGGCGGGAACCAGCGCGAACTGGCCCGGCAGAAGAACCTGAAGAAGCAGAGCGACTCGGGCAAGGGCAAGCGGCGGGACGACGGGCTCTCGGCCGCCGCGCGCAAGCAGAGGTGagcgcccgccctcccccggcgcgACCCGGCCTggctcggcgcggcccggcctcCCTGACGCGCTCTCCCGCCCGCAGGGACTCGGAGATCATGCAGCAGAAGCAGAAGAAGGCCGACGAGAAGAAGGAGGGCACCAAGTAGCCCGGGGctgggaccgggaccggggccgggccgcccgccggcaggatgccccgcgccgccccgtggccggcccggcccgccggggcccgcggcagcgctccgcggcgccgccccctATTAAAGTAGCTTGTGGAGCCCTGCAGGCCCTGCCTGATGCTGTGCGTCGGGGGCTCCGCACCCCACGGGAGCGCCGCACCGGCGACCCTCATGTCGTATCCCCGCGGCCGTCGTGGGGCAGTGGTGGTCGCACCCCTATGGGCATCGCGTCCCAACAGGTGTCACGGGGCGACAAGGCCTCGAGGAGAGGTGCTGAGGCGGGGTGCAGCCTGCGAGGCCTCCACAGGCCTCACCCCAGCGCTAGGTGGCCTCCCCCTGGGCAGTGAGCCCTGATCACTGCTGTAGCTGTGCTGTGGGGCGTCACAGGCAGGAGATGGCTGGGGGAAGTAAGGGGTGAATGTCCTGGAAAGTGGGGAGCTGGAGAAGGATGGGCGCATGCTGGaaatgcaagaaaacaaaaccaggagaggGCTCTTTGGGATGGAAAGAGAGGTAGTGAGGACCAGGAGGGAAAATTCTGGGGCTGGCCAGACTAAGGCAATGTGGGCTCTGAGAGCGGGAGCAATGGTGGCTGGGCTTGCACATGGATGCTGGCCCACTTTTGCAGCAGATGGGGATGGACAGGGCTCAGGATAAGGCTGTGCTGATAGGGAGCAGGCAGGGGAGCAAATGCTGGAGGCAGGAGGCTCTTGGGCTACTGAGGACTGCAGACAGCTGTGTTGGACTTGATGCTGTGCAGAGGTGTCAACCTGTGTTTTCAAAGGGAAGACTTTGGTTGGGGCATTGGGGGATATGGGGCAAAAGATAGGTGGGGATGGCGATGGGCCATGCTGCCAAGTAGATGCTAGGAGCAGCAGGGGACAGGTACTGTTTCCTCACATCTTGCTTGTTTCCTGGCCTGGAGACATTAGGGAGGGTGAGACAGGGCAGTAGAGCACTGGGCAGGGGTTGGGGCCCAGCCTAGAGAGAAGGAACCCATTTGGGTAAAGCTAGGGTACCACTTCCCTGGCTGCTTCTCTGCCTAGACAGCAACTTCAGCCAGCAAGCTGTGAAAGTTTACTTACAAAAGAGAAAACATCTCTAGTCCGGAAGCTGGAGCAGGGTGAGCTGCCTGTTCCACAGCAACTGTGTGGACAGTGCTGTAGAGTAAGAGCAGATGGAGTTGGCAGTTGTCTGTGGTGAGGCCGTGAAGCCCAGCAGCCTGCTTGTCTCCTGCACTAGGTCCTGCAGCAGCTCAAAGCTGCCCTTGGAGGAATGCTCAGGTCCGGTCCAGTGCTGTCACCTCTGCTGAGGTCCGCTGTCCTCTTCACTTCCCTGCAGGGTCGAGAGCAGCAGTGTTAGCAGGTCCTGCCTGCCCTCCAGCAGGATGGGAGCCAGGTGACCACTGcaagccctcctgcagctgggggaGCTGCATCGCCACTGGGCAGGGGGCTCCTCACCGGGCTAGGTGCAGCACAGCCTCCACCACGTTAGTACCATCCTTAGCACTGGTCTCGCAGAACAGGGCTGAATAGGCCTGAGGAGGAGAACAGCCTGTGTTAGTGGTGTCCCTGCCTGCCCTGTGGGCACAGAGCGGTGTGTGTACTCACCATGGCCAGCTTCTCTCCGTGGGTCGTGTGGACCCCTGCTGCCTCTGGCAGTCCAGGGCGCAGGTCAATCTTGTTCCCGACCAGCATGAGTGGAAGTGGTCTCTCGGAGGCCTATGGGGAGGGAAGGGCAGCTCAGGCCACCATGGGGCACAGCGGTCTCCAGCCCCAGTGCTGGCTAGTGCAGCCCTTGCCTGGGGTGTGCTCTCcttcaggagctgcagagctctgctgccTCAGAGCTCTGGCTGCCTCCTGTTGCACTTGTGCGGCACCAAGCCTTCCCCAGCACCCAGGTGGAAGGGTGCAGTTTTAAACCATAGAGCAACcagaccctcccccccccaaaagaaaaaaggctccTCCCAAAGGCTGCCCTTGGACCTTCCTTAAGAAATGGTCCAACTTGCTATTACTTGGGTTCTGCTTCCCTAAGACAGTCTGGGGCACAGTCTAGGTCTCTCTAGGGAAGCCTCAAGGCTCCTGCCCCCCTCCAGGAGGGTACAGTGCTTGTCAGACCCTTCCCACTACCTTGATGTCCTCAAGCCACTGGCGGACCCTGAGGAAGCTGCTCTCGGAGCTGATGTCATACAGGAGCAGCACGCCGTGGGCTTTGCGGAAGTAGGACTTGGCAATGCTCTGGAATCTGGTGCCGGGAAGGGTGTTAGTGCTGTGGGGGCTGCGCCTGGCTCTGCATTCCCAGGCTTGCACCAAGGGCTCCTCTGCAGCGGAGGACAGCCGCTGTGCCTGTGCAGTGACCTTGGCAGCCCTGCTGGCCTGCCTGAAGCTGCAGAAGTGGCCCTTGCTGGCTCAGGTCAGCAGCAGGAGCCTTGGCCCCTCTCACCTCTCCTGCCCAGCTGTGTCCCAGATCTGTAATGTGGTTTGCTCCCCATCCACCAGCAGCTGCTTCACTTGGAAGTCCACCCCTGAGAGAAGAGAGTCATGTGCTGTTCTcccactccccccctcccccttcaccTTGGTCCTCAGTACCTAGCGTGGTGGGGATGTCACCTCTGAATTCATTTGTGCAGAGGCGTAGCAGGAAGCTGGACTTCCCAGCACCAACATCTCCAGCCAGCACCAGCCGGTAAATGGGACAAGGAGCTGCAGGTTCCTCTGTAGTTTCTGGTGCCTGatgggaataaacaggaggagGGCTTGGTGGGATGtggtgctgtgcctgggtggCACGTGCTCTGCCCACCCTGTGCTTTTCTCCTCACCCCAGTTATGTGCGCCTGGCCAGGGCATTGCTGGTTACCTTTGGTGTGAAGGCAGGAAGCTTTCTCTTGGTGAAGTGCCTTGCAGGGTGGCAGGATCCCTCTGCTGCACCTGGCTGGCGGGTGGGTGCCTGCTGGGTGACAGACATCACGTTGCAGGGCCTGAGCCCATGGGCAGAGTGTGGGGCACctgggcagccctggccccactgcAGGTCTCCACGGGCTGCAGAAGCTGCAGGTAAGCAGACTCGCATCCCTTCCTAGTACGGGTGCCAGGCCCTGGGCAAATTTGTCACCTCCATGTCTGAGCATGGGCTGGCAGGAGGCGCATCCTCTGAGCTCTTGCTCCCGGCATTGCTGAGTGACAAGGCCGTGTCTGTGCTGGAGGCCGAGCTCTGCCGCTGCCCGAGGCCAGGGCTGCTGCAACCTGGGTCTCTGCCTGCCCAGGAGGCCGCAGCAGAGAGCAGGCTGCATGAGGAGTCCCCTGGGTACCTGTGCCAGAGGCAGCGGTCAGGGAGGGGGTGGCAGCGGCCAGTCCAGCCCTGTCCTGGCCATGCTCACTCACCTGCTGTTGGTGACCTCCAGCAGGCTACatgagggggcagcgaggggacTGCCCTGTCGAGCAGGGGGTGGTGACTGCAAGGGGACAAGATGTTCAGCACCGAGgtgccctgcagctctcctgctcctggcgtgggctggggagcagcgggAACCCAGCAGGCCTGGGAcacccccagctcccagggctcACACGGGTCCCATGTGCAGCCCCCGCTGTGCTGGGGGTGCAGGCAGAGCAAGCAAGGGTAGCCCCATGGCTGGCACCCAGCATCCCTGCCCGCCCAGCACTGgcactctccctcccctcccgtgGCGGTTGCAGGCCCTGGCTCTGCAGAAGTTGGAGGCTCACCTCTCTTGGGCTGCCATCCGCGTCAAGCAGCAGCGCTGAGCGCAGGCAGCTGTTGCTCTTGTACAGGCTCCTGTTAGTTGCCCTGTCAAGTGAGAGCAATGTCAGACCCAGCAGTCACAGGGACCAAACTGGAGAAGGGCTGGACCCAGGGCAGTGGCCCCCAGGCAGGCACATTGCAGCCTGTCACCTGCAGCTGTCCCATGCCAGCACTGCCCTGCCAGGCCTGTACATACTGCAGTGTCCTGATGTAGCTCGTGAAGGCCAGGTTCTCCTCTGCCACCTCCCTCAGTGccagctgctctctgcagagAGACGCATCATTGCTGCAGGGCTGGACCTGCCCTGTTAGCTGGCAGGGGACTGAGCAGGAcctgccagccccagcccagcaggcagttctgggggtgggggaggtgcTGGCACAGCCAAAGGCCCCAAGGACACCCAGGGTCGCAGGGGATGCCAACAAGAGGCCTGGAGGGacatggcagcagctgcagacaGGCTTCCCTGGCTGCCGGTGCTCAAGACTTGACTGAGCAGGGCAGCGTTTCCTGGGCTGGGCCTGGCCCTGCCCCAGGGCGGCAGGGAAGAGGCTGCCAAGCCCAAGCCTGAGGTCTGGCACAGCCCTGCCTGCGGCGCTGGGGCCCTCCCTCCGCACGGCTGGGGCTCTCATGTGGCACCCGCGTCTCACCGCTGAAACAGCCTCTGGCGCTGAGTGCTGGAGCTGGGGCACATGTGGGGATGTGCAGGCAGAGCCACTCGGGGCTGGGAACAGCCTCGccacccccttcccctctcccccaaaggTCACCTCTTCTGCTGCTTGGCCTGGTCGGAGAGGTCCCTTTGCAGCTGCTCCAGTtctgcctgcagctgggagatgctGGCCTTGGCCTTGAGCAGGGTGAAATGCAGCTGCTCATTCTCCTGGACAGGGTGACATGGGTGCCTGTTGCAGGGTCTTGCCTGCACAGCCTGGTGCTTGAGGGTGC
This Apteryx mantelli isolate bAptMan1 chromosome 15, bAptMan1.hap1, whole genome shotgun sequence DNA region includes the following protein-coding sequences:
- the LOC106494095 gene encoding ras and EF-hand domain-containing protein-like — its product is MQGHMQGSDDGIMRLRHQLGDLTQENEQLHFTLLKAKASISQLQAELEQLQRDLSDQAKQQKREQLALREVAEENLAFTSYIRTLQATNRSLYKSNSCLRSALLLDADGSPRESPPPARQGSPLAAPSCSLLEVTNSRYPGDSSCSLLSAAASWAGRDPGCSSPGLGQRQSSASSTDTALSLSNAGSKSSEDAPPASPCSDMEQAPTRQPGAAEGSCHPARHFTKRKLPAFTPKAPETTEEPAAPCPIYRLVLAGDVGAGKSSFLLRLCTNEFRGDIPTTLGVDFQVKQLLVDGEQTTLQIWDTAGQERFQSIAKSYFRKAHGVLLLYDISSESSFLRVRQWLEDIKASERPLPLMLVGNKIDLRPGLPEAAGVHTTHGEKLAMAYSALFCETSAKDGTNVVEAVLHLAREVKRTADLSRGDSTGPDLSIPPRAALSCCRT